One window from the genome of Rhodopseudomonas sp. P2A-2r encodes:
- a CDS encoding aspartate/glutamate racemase family protein, producing the protein MIDNRFAFGVVGGLGALAGADLLQRLIRVTATDHERYAIVFEQQSFPGDRLRSDSQYDPTGRKLHAFSLIRRLELRGTDAILLPCFVSHTFLHEIEPNISTPIVSLMAALQAKVTTAFPQARRIGVLASDYVRDKDLFGRTFGDSHALVYPDADAQRALMDIVYAAGGIRSGTDAPALLGQLRDICEGLAGQGCDIILPGFTELSLVHAALSVSLSIPIFNANQCYADYALSQPVLRPRKAFKIGVVGGVGPLATVDFMEKVVKLTEARRDQDHIKMIVEQNPQIPDRTEHLLHQGTDPTIALFATCKKLEAAEADLIAIPCNTAHAFVERMQAHLRIPVLDMLDETMAQIASRYAGQVVGLLATSGTVESGVYAVAARRAGVAIMLPDAAHQTLVMEAIYGASGVKAGFTEGRCRDDLRAAIAHLAERGAAVVVLGCTELPLLFPQTESFETGGRMVALLDPTLLLASACVRHAQAARA; encoded by the coding sequence ATGATCGACAACCGTTTTGCCTTCGGCGTGGTCGGCGGCCTGGGCGCGCTGGCCGGGGCGGATCTGCTGCAGCGGCTGATCCGCGTCACCGCCACCGATCACGAGCGCTATGCCATCGTGTTCGAGCAGCAGAGTTTCCCCGGCGACCGGCTGCGCAGCGACAGCCAATACGATCCGACCGGCCGCAAGCTGCATGCGTTCAGCCTGATCCGCCGGCTCGAACTGCGCGGGACCGATGCGATCCTGCTGCCCTGTTTTGTCAGCCATACCTTCCTGCACGAGATCGAGCCCAATATCAGCACGCCTATCGTCAGCCTGATGGCCGCCTTGCAGGCGAAGGTGACGACCGCCTTTCCGCAGGCGCGGCGCATCGGCGTGCTGGCTTCCGACTACGTCCGCGACAAGGATCTGTTCGGCCGGACGTTTGGCGACAGCCATGCACTGGTCTATCCCGATGCCGACGCCCAGCGCGCGCTGATGGACATCGTCTATGCGGCCGGCGGCATCCGGTCGGGGACGGATGCGCCGGCGCTGCTCGGCCAGCTGCGCGACATCTGCGAAGGCCTGGCGGGGCAGGGCTGCGATATCATCCTGCCCGGCTTCACCGAATTGTCGCTGGTCCATGCGGCGCTGTCGGTCTCGCTGTCGATTCCGATCTTCAATGCCAACCAGTGCTATGCCGACTATGCGCTGAGTCAGCCGGTGCTGCGCCCACGCAAGGCTTTCAAGATCGGCGTGGTCGGCGGCGTCGGGCCGCTGGCGACGGTGGATTTCATGGAGAAGGTGGTCAAGCTGACCGAGGCGCGGCGCGACCAGGATCATATCAAGATGATCGTCGAGCAGAATCCGCAGATCCCCGATCGCACCGAGCATCTGCTGCACCAGGGCACCGATCCGACCATCGCGCTGTTCGCCACCTGCAAGAAGCTCGAAGCTGCCGAGGCCGACCTGATCGCCATTCCCTGCAACACGGCGCACGCCTTCGTCGAGCGCATGCAGGCGCACTTGCGGATTCCGGTGCTGGACATGCTTGATGAAACCATGGCGCAGATTGCCAGCCGCTATGCCGGCCAAGTTGTCGGGCTGCTGGCGACGTCGGGCACGGTGGAAAGCGGGGTCTATGCAGTGGCCGCCAGGCGCGCTGGCGTCGCGATCATGCTGCCGGACGCGGCGCACCAGACGCTGGTGATGGAAGCGATCTATGGCGCCAGCGGCGTCAAGGCGGGTTTTACCGAGGGGCGCTGTCGCGACGACCTGCGCGCCGCCATCGCGCACCTGGCCGAGCGCGGCGCCGCTGTCGTCGTGCTTGGCTGCACCGAGCTGCCGCTGCTGTTTCCGCAGACCGAAAGTTTTGAGACCGGAGGCCGCATGGTGGCCCTGCTCGATCCGACGCTGCTGCTGGCGTCGGCCTGCGTGCGGCATGCACAGGCGGCGCGAGCTTAG